The Bosea sp. AS-1 region TCGATATTGGAGATGGTCTTAATGTTGTAGATCGCGCCGGTTCTGGTGTTCACGGCGCGCCAGTCGACTCCGACGCGGCGCGTGCGCGCCGAACTGCGAACACGCAGCACATACGGCTGCACTTTCGTCAGTCGGGCGGCCAGAACCGGCTCGCCACCCTTCAAGGGCTGCAGCCGGCACGGCTCAAAAAATTGGGTGGCGTATTCGCCCGTAATCGGGTTTCCGTAGCCGTCGTCGGCCTCAGACCTAACTTGGAAGGCGACAACCTGGTTGAGCGCGCCAGCGCCCTCACGCTTTGCCGCCACCATGTTAGAGGCTCACGCCCGGGAACTGGATTCCGATCGACATCACCGTGGTCGACTTGGCTAGGCCCAAAAGGCAGACGTACTCACCGGCGGCCAGGTCCGCCGCCGGCTGGATACCGCCTGGCGTCTCCGAGAGGTAATAGGCAGATCCCGCGACAAGCGTTCCGCCGATGGTGATGTCGCCGCTCGTCTGCGCTGAAACCGGCTGGTTCAGCGATGCGCCGTTGAGCGCAATACCCTTGGCCTGCCGCGCTTCGGACGTGGCGCTATTGGAGTCAGCCAGCATCCACTTCTTACTGGTGCTGGATAGGTATACGGCCTGACCGGCGGTGATGGTTTCGCCAGCAGTGCCGCTAGCAATGGAGGCGTTGGAGCCGGAGACGACATTCGCCGGCGTAATCGTGATATCGGCCATTTAATTCCTTGATGAATACGTTCAATAACACGTGTTCTGTTGAGATCAGTAGATTAACCCCGCGAAGGCCGGATCTGGCGCATAGCCGAGGCAGCGGTCGAACAGCGCGCCCTTCGGGCCGTCCATCTCCTGGTTGCCTGCGGTCATGAGGTGGACGGTGTCGTTCTGAAAGATCGTCGGGTTGAGTACATTGGCGGGTATCGTGGGCGACAACGCCGCAATCTGCGTCGTGTCGATGCCGAACTTGATGCCGACCCCCGCCTTGTTCGCCTTGAGATAGTTCATCACTTCGACGTTCTTGGCGCAGAGGACCGGATCGGTGGTTCCCACGCCAGCGCCGCGCGCATACATGCCGCAGTGGACGAAGACGAGATCCGCCACGGCGGCATAGCGCGTCTTCAGGGCCGCGATGAACGGCTTCAGGCAGCTATCAATATAGTTGATCGCGCCGGTATAGGTCGCACCAGGCGTGCCGATCGGTACGGCGGCGAGGCCGGGATTTCCGTTCGTGCTGCCGTAGGGGATATCATTCGTGTCGTGGATCGCGATGACGAGCTGCTGGCGCGGCCCGACGACCATGTCAACCATCTGCTCGATGTTGTCGAGCCAGTTGAAGCCGATCGTGTAGGTCCAGCCGGAGATGTTGACGAGGCGCCCGCTGTCCCGACCAAAATTCCAGATCAGGCGGGATTTTCCGTGCGACCAGCGGTAGTTATAGGCGAATTTCTCGGTCGTGGTTGTCGGCGAGAAGAACGTCGCCAGTCCGTTCCTTGTGATCCCCTGCGCCCACATCTGGTCCTGCGCGTTCGGAGAGACGCTGCCGATTGCAGAGTTGCAGCGGCTGTCCCCGACGCAAATGATCACCTGCCGGCGCAGGCCATCATTGCGCAAATAGGGGATAACGGAGGTATTCCCGTAGCTTCCCCGCGCCGTCGACGAATTGTAGCGGAAATCCGAGACATCCAGCCCGAGCGCAGTCGCGGCGGTATAGACCGCATCTGGCACGGCCAGGTCGTATTCGGTGCTGTTGAGGAGCCGCATCGTGCCGTACTGCGTCGTTCCCGGCATCGGGCCGAACAGGGCGGAGAGCCGCCGGTGAAGGCTGCGCTGATCCTTGTCCTCGGTTCCCTGCGACTGTGCGACAGCAGCAGCGACGGCCGGAACAGCGATGGCGGGGCGAATGTATTGCGTCATGCCGCACCATCCATCTCGGCCTTCATCTGGCCGCGCTCAGTGGCGTCAATGTTGGATTTGAAGACCCAGCCGGCGATCTCGCAGAGGCTGGGGCTGTTGTTGGCGCCGTTGTCGCCAATCGAGATGACCGCACTGTCGGCCGTATTGAAGGCCCACGGAGCAGTCTCTGCCGGCGTCCAACTCTCGCTGTAGGGGCCTGATGTGCTGTTCAGGTAGAGCGAGATCGTGGCTTGCGCTCCGGTCCAATCCAATTCGACCCCGACCGTGCTGAACAGGTCGTTCGCGAGCTGCGGGCCGGAGGTGATCGTTGTGGACTTCTGAGCGCCATCGGCCGCCGACATCACGGCATAGAGCCGCCGCCCGGTCGTGCCGCCTTGCAGATAGAGCGCGAACCGCTCCACGCCAGTTCCGTTCCCTGGCGGTGTTGCCGTGGATGGCGCTTCCGAAACGCAGATCAGGCAGCGCTTCGACCCGGTAACAGCGAGATCACTGCGGGGCTTGACCCGCATCCAGCCAGAGAGCTTGCCGAGGCCGTTGGCAAGCGAGAGCCGTTCCATCAGAAGCGAATGGCCGGCAATGTCCGTCACAAGGCCGCCGGAAGCCCCCTTGAGGGGTTGCAGCGCCTTGTCGCCGCGGCGCACGCCATAGCCGCTACCGCTCAGATCCTCCACGGCCGACACGGTGTCGAAGGCGACAGTGTCGTAATAGACGGAGGCCTGATCGACGCCGTTCCAGTCCTTCCATGTTTTGGCGATATTGCTCCAGGCGAGCAGATTGGTTGAACCGAAGGCCGGTGTGGGTAGAACCGCGTCGCGCGGACCCGACGGCGTGCCACGACCATTCCCAGAAATCGACAAACTTAAAGAAAACAACCGCGCTGCCTAATAATATCGATAGTTGCTCAACAGGCTATCGAACGAAGACCATTTGCTGTCTTCCTCCGAGCCGCGATGCTCGTAAAAATCTTCAATGCGCAATAGGATTGCGTGCTTAACCGCAGGCGGCGCCGAGTCTGTTCCGACCGTCGCCGTGAGCGCAATACGCGATCCAGATTGCTTTGTAGGCCAGTGCTGTCCGATCTTTAGAACGACTGCGCGAGCATCGGCGCGGAACTCGTAAACAGCGGCGTCAACTACCGCGGGCGCGCCGTCAGCATCGGTGTAGGCAATGGACGAAACGGCTGTAACCGGCGCGAATGGCAAGAAGCCTAGATCACACCAGTCATCACAGTTGGCAACCAGTCCGGCCTCAACCCAATGAGCACCGCAGTATTTCTCAACATGGTCGCGCGCCGTAGAAATCAAGGCGCCGATATAGTCGTCGTCGTCGTCGTGCATAACGCGAAGATGGCGCTTGGCGTCATCTAGGCTAACAGGCTCATTCGCCGGCGCCACTGTCTCCGTCGGCGGATACCACATCTTCTTGCTTCCTCTGGCGTCCGCGGCGCTTTTCATTGCCGGAAGTGTCTACCGTCGCCGTTTCGATCACAGGAGTAACGGCAACTGCGAATCCCGCTTCGACGAGGCGCGCGGCCTCGTCGTCCGGAAAGTGGAACTCATCACCCGGATCCAGCGTGTAGAACGGGCCGGAGATGCCCACTGACATCTTAACAAGCATTAGGTATCGACGGTCAGAACGCCGGCATTGTTCCAAAGCGCGCCGGAGATGTTTGGCTTCGCCGTGGGAAGCCCAGTCACAACAACCTGCCCCGCTGCGTTCGCGGTGAAAATAGCGTTTCCGATCTTAATGGAGCCGCCGGCGACAACCGTCTCACGGTCGCCACCCTGCTCCTTGTAAACCTTGGGTTGATAGCTCAAAAGCCACCTCCAGTTAGGAGGGGTGCCCTTGCGAGCACCCCGTTAAATCAGGCCTGGATGAGGTGCTTGACCGCAGCGGTGTCGCCGAGTTCGCCGTCCAGATAGATCAGGCCAGCGATACCGAGATCCGGCCAATACGACTCGCGCTTGACGCCAATCATCGGAGAGCCGACCTTGCGGACATAGTACTTGCCGAAGTCACCGAACAGCATGGTCTTGTTGCCGGTTGCAAGGTTCGCCATGGCCTGGTTGACGCTGTAGCGATAGCCAAGCAGCGTGCCCGGGACGCCGCCCTGAACATCGCCAGCGGTCCAGATGTACTTACCGTCGCCGTCCTTGAGCTTGCGGATGGCCGCCAGCGTCAGGTCGTTGAACATAAAGCGGGCCTTCGGGGACTGGCGATAAGCCGGGTCAACCGAGTGGATCAGGTCAACGATCTCGTCGTAGGTGACAGCAGCAACAGCCGCGGCAGTCTTGCCGAGCGAGGACGCCGTAACGATGCCGTTCGGGTCGCCTGTGCCGTCGCCAGTGGTGAGCTGCAGGTTGGCGATGCGACCAAGACGCTCACCGAGGAGCGAGCCAAGCAGCGACTCCATATTGAAGATGGAGTCGCGCGCCAGTTCGAGCGAGAACTTAACCCACTCGGTGTCGTAGCCGTAGGACTCGAGCGACTTCTGGCCGAACGTGACGTCCTTCGCGCCCGTATCGCCCATCGCGGCACCCTCAGAGTGCTGGCCGGCAGTAACAGCGGTGTCGTCCACGGTCGGGATCTTGATGGTGACGCCGTTGCTGGTCGCGATGACGGAGCAGATGTCCTCGTCATACATTGGACCCCAAGCCTTCATGGACTTGACGATCTGATTCGACAGCTCGACCGGAACAGTATAGCCGCCGGCCGTGGTGGACGTGCCCTGCGTGGAGACCTGAACGCGCTTTTCGGCGTCCGCAACGACGCCGGCCTTCAGGACGGCGCGCTCCTCACCGGAAAGCTCGTCAAGCGACGCGCCGGAGGCAAGGTACTTGTAGAACACGGAACGATACTCGGGCTTGTTGCCCTCGTCAGACCCGCGAGCCTCGCCGTCGTCGCCGTTCGGGCGCTTGCGGGCGCGGGCCTCGTCCTCGGCGGCCTTGATCGCGGCCTCGGCGGCGGCAACCTTCTGCTCGCGGGCAATCAGCGCCTCGACCTTGTCGAAGTCAGCCATGATCGTATCGTGGCGGGCCTCAAGCTCTGCGGCGCGCGCCTCGTCGGTGTTCTTCTTGATCTCGTCGAGGGCCGAGCGAGCGTCAACGACAAGCTTCTGGC contains the following coding sequences:
- a CDS encoding head-tail adaptor protein, which encodes MVAAKREGAGALNQVVAFQVRSEADDGYGNPITGEYATQFFEPCRLQPLKGGEPVLAARLTKVQPYVLRVRSSARTRRVGVDWRAVNTRTGAIYNIKTISNIDERGAYLDMMAVEGEAT
- a CDS encoding head-tail connector protein, whose protein sequence is MWYPPTETVAPANEPVSLDDAKRHLRVMHDDDDDYIGALISTARDHVEKYCGAHWVEAGLVANCDDWCDLGFLPFAPVTAVSSIAYTDADGAPAVVDAAVYEFRADARAVVLKIGQHWPTKQSGSRIALTATVGTDSAPPAVKHAILLRIEDFYEHRGSEEDSKWSSFDSLLSNYRYY
- a CDS encoding phage major capsid protein, which gives rise to MSTIKELNDKRQKLVVDARSALDEIKKNTDEARAAELEARHDTIMADFDKVEALIAREQKVAAAEAAIKAAEDEARARKRPNGDDGEARGSDEGNKPEYRSVFYKYLASGASLDELSGEERAVLKAGVVADAEKRVQVSTQGTSTTAGGYTVPVELSNQIVKSMKAWGPMYDEDICSVIATSNGVTIKIPTVDDTAVTAGQHSEGAAMGDTGAKDVTFGQKSLESYGYDTEWVKFSLELARDSIFNMESLLGSLLGERLGRIANLQLTTGDGTGDPNGIVTASSLGKTAAAVAAVTYDEIVDLIHSVDPAYRQSPKARFMFNDLTLAAIRKLKDGDGKYIWTAGDVQGGVPGTLLGYRYSVNQAMANLATGNKTMLFGDFGKYYVRKVGSPMIGVKRESYWPDLGIAGLIYLDGELGDTAAVKHLIQA